In a single window of the Tellurirhabdus bombi genome:
- a CDS encoding PVC-type heme-binding CxxCH protein translates to MKSWKLILFFLCLTGLLAQCTRQGGSQQGNAGRLSKASPSARRVEILFLGDRGHHRPIERVPSLMAALGDKGINLTYTENLNDINAENLARYDGLMIYANWDSIPPAPEKALIDFVASGKGLIPVHCASYCFRNSAEYVKMVGGQFWRHRMDTIQTTTLQPNHPIMMGLKSFKAFDETYLHEKLQADNNVLAEREIKADQAKDKPGQKTEPYTWTRTYGKGRVFYTAYGHDERTWDNVDFQQLMERGVLWAVGDKVKALHDALNPQPFAYKEANLPNYEKRPGAQMQQLPLSPEESLKHIQVPADFTLELFAHEPNVMHPIAMTWDERGRLYILITKDYPNERKETGGSDYIVLCEDTNGDGKADKFTNYAEGLSIPTGMVAYNGGLIVSQAPHVLYLKDTNGDDKADEKKILFTGFGTFDTHAGPSNLHYGFDNWIWGSVGYSGFNGKVGADSLKFGQGLFRFKPDGSKLEYVTSTSNNTWGMAFNETGDVFGSTANNSHGWYMAIPHRNFISMPGFDNGSRSTDTHKDMQPITKKVRQVDVFGGFTAAAGHNFYTARSFPKEYWNKVAFVSEPTGHIVHQNVMEKKGTNFEDAMGFNLLAGADEWVAPVFAEVGPDGAVWIADWYSYIIQHNPTPRGATNGSGNAYETPLRDFTHGRIYRVAYNKAPAYKPMSLSKDRPQELVAALKSNNMFWRQAGQRLLVERGQKDVVPQLIELVKNQSLDEIGINPAAIHALWTLKGIGALDGADASALEAATSALKHACPGVRKTAVQVLPRNEAAVASLLQANVMEDKEPLVVLNSLLAFSEMPLTPASEKAILARFENAKEVQDRWMPEAFAVVLNSHDGKLRKEYLAQILKKAPAVKSAESMTGHDHSKMTTGSGSMASTANTASVAASGDKPDLVITGIRMDPAQPSLRENVRFFFDIENRGGVAVPKGTITPLNIRIQGGGRLINLTSQVFANEIPAGGKVTIEQGNNGPWVGAITFNSDQPGTFNVVAVVDRDNVIPEMNENNNTAMTKVTYKAPDNLTAYAVERAIRTFVSVAPVDSAIAILRTAQQLSPTYSQALVKGVADGWNPRRKATVNEADKKFLASLNNATMADDTRERLGRVLQAWGAKSAEADDPNAIVIRIKAVREAMQFDKKEFTVLAGKTVEIVFENPDAMQHNLVIGKPKTMEVIGAAADKMITAKDGAEKNYVPSIPQILAATPLVNPDQTYRLKFTAPAQTGDYPFVCTFPGHWRLMNGVMKVQSETAKKADSK, encoded by the coding sequence ATGAAAAGCTGGAAGTTAATTTTATTTTTTCTCTGCCTGACGGGACTGCTGGCGCAGTGTACAAGGCAGGGAGGCTCGCAGCAGGGCAATGCGGGGCGCTTGTCGAAAGCAAGCCCATCGGCCCGTCGCGTTGAAATCCTGTTTCTGGGCGACCGGGGACACCATCGTCCCATAGAACGGGTGCCTTCATTGATGGCGGCTTTGGGGGATAAAGGAATCAACCTGACCTACACGGAGAACCTGAACGACATCAACGCAGAAAATCTGGCCCGTTACGACGGTTTGATGATTTATGCCAACTGGGACAGCATTCCACCAGCTCCTGAAAAGGCGCTGATTGATTTTGTGGCTTCCGGAAAAGGTCTTATCCCGGTTCACTGTGCTTCGTACTGCTTCCGCAATTCAGCGGAGTATGTAAAAATGGTTGGTGGGCAGTTCTGGCGGCACCGGATGGATACCATCCAGACAACCACGCTGCAACCAAACCACCCGATCATGATGGGCTTGAAGTCGTTCAAAGCCTTCGACGAAACCTATCTGCACGAGAAACTTCAGGCCGACAACAACGTCCTGGCTGAACGGGAAATCAAAGCGGATCAGGCGAAAGACAAGCCCGGTCAGAAAACCGAACCGTATACCTGGACTCGGACGTATGGCAAAGGTCGGGTGTTCTACACGGCTTATGGTCACGACGAACGTACTTGGGATAACGTTGATTTCCAGCAGTTGATGGAGCGTGGCGTTTTGTGGGCGGTAGGTGATAAGGTGAAAGCCCTGCACGATGCGCTGAACCCACAGCCGTTTGCGTACAAAGAGGCTAATCTGCCAAACTACGAAAAACGCCCTGGTGCGCAAATGCAGCAATTACCGCTGTCACCCGAAGAGTCGTTGAAGCACATTCAGGTACCAGCCGACTTTACGCTGGAACTGTTTGCACACGAGCCAAACGTGATGCACCCCATTGCCATGACGTGGGATGAGCGCGGTCGGTTGTACATTCTGATTACGAAAGATTATCCGAACGAACGCAAAGAAACAGGCGGTAGCGATTACATTGTGCTTTGCGAAGATACCAATGGCGATGGCAAGGCCGATAAGTTTACTAACTACGCTGAAGGCTTAAGCATCCCGACGGGTATGGTAGCCTACAACGGTGGATTGATCGTTTCGCAGGCACCGCACGTGCTTTATCTGAAAGATACTAACGGCGACGACAAAGCTGACGAGAAGAAGATTCTGTTCACTGGCTTCGGAACGTTTGATACGCACGCGGGACCATCGAACCTGCATTATGGTTTCGATAACTGGATCTGGGGCTCGGTTGGTTATTCAGGCTTCAATGGTAAAGTTGGCGCCGATTCGCTAAAATTTGGTCAGGGACTTTTCCGCTTTAAGCCGGATGGCTCGAAACTGGAATACGTAACCAGCACGTCGAACAACACCTGGGGTATGGCCTTCAACGAAACGGGCGACGTATTTGGCTCAACCGCTAACAACTCGCACGGCTGGTACATGGCCATTCCGCACCGGAATTTCATCTCTATGCCGGGTTTTGACAACGGAAGCCGGAGCACGGATACGCACAAAGACATGCAGCCAATCACGAAAAAAGTACGTCAGGTTGACGTATTTGGCGGATTTACGGCGGCAGCGGGTCATAACTTCTATACCGCACGTTCGTTCCCGAAAGAATACTGGAACAAAGTAGCTTTCGTCTCTGAACCGACGGGGCACATTGTCCACCAGAACGTGATGGAGAAAAAAGGCACGAACTTCGAGGATGCCATGGGCTTCAACTTGTTGGCGGGTGCCGACGAATGGGTTGCTCCGGTTTTTGCCGAAGTTGGCCCAGACGGAGCCGTTTGGATTGCCGACTGGTATAGCTACATCATTCAGCACAACCCAACACCTAGAGGCGCTACGAACGGCTCTGGAAACGCCTACGAAACGCCGCTGCGCGATTTCACGCACGGACGAATCTACCGGGTGGCATACAACAAGGCACCGGCTTACAAGCCAATGAGCCTGAGCAAAGATCGCCCGCAGGAACTGGTAGCTGCTTTGAAAAGCAATAACATGTTCTGGCGTCAGGCTGGCCAGCGTCTACTGGTAGAGCGTGGTCAGAAAGATGTGGTTCCTCAGCTAATTGAACTGGTAAAAAATCAGTCACTGGACGAAATCGGAATCAATCCTGCTGCGATTCATGCGCTATGGACGTTGAAGGGCATTGGTGCCTTGGATGGCGCTGATGCGTCGGCCCTGGAGGCGGCAACGTCGGCCCTGAAACATGCCTGTCCGGGTGTTCGGAAAACGGCTGTGCAGGTACTGCCACGCAACGAAGCCGCAGTTGCTTCGTTATTGCAAGCCAATGTAATGGAAGACAAAGAGCCTTTAGTCGTGCTGAACTCACTGCTGGCGTTCTCGGAAATGCCATTGACGCCTGCGTCGGAGAAAGCCATTCTGGCCCGTTTCGAAAATGCAAAAGAGGTACAGGATCGCTGGATGCCGGAAGCCTTCGCCGTGGTTTTGAACAGCCATGACGGAAAATTGCGGAAAGAATACCTGGCGCAAATACTGAAAAAAGCACCGGCGGTTAAATCCGCAGAATCGATGACTGGTCATGATCACAGCAAAATGACAACAGGATCGGGTTCAATGGCTTCAACAGCGAACACAGCAAGCGTTGCTGCCAGCGGTGACAAACCGGATCTGGTCATTACTGGAATCCGCATGGATCCTGCCCAGCCGTCGCTACGGGAAAACGTTCGGTTCTTCTTCGATATTGAAAACCGGGGAGGTGTTGCTGTTCCAAAAGGAACGATTACTCCGTTGAACATCCGGATTCAGGGTGGTGGCCGGTTGATCAACCTGACCAGCCAGGTGTTTGCCAACGAAATTCCGGCTGGTGGAAAAGTAACCATCGAGCAGGGAAACAACGGTCCGTGGGTAGGAGCCATTACGTTCAATTCCGATCAACCGGGTACGTTCAACGTGGTCGCGGTTGTTGACCGGGACAATGTAATCCCCGAGATGAACGAGAACAACAACACGGCGATGACAAAAGTAACGTACAAAGCACCGGATAATCTGACTGCTTATGCGGTAGAACGGGCTATTCGTACGTTTGTTTCGGTCGCTCCGGTTGATTCGGCTATTGCCATTCTGCGCACAGCCCAGCAGTTAAGCCCTACTTACAGCCAGGCACTGGTGAAAGGGGTGGCCGACGGCTGGAACCCACGCCGGAAAGCAACTGTGAACGAAGCGGATAAGAAATTCCTGGCTAGCCTGAACAATGCAACAATGGCCGATGATACGCGCGAGCGTTTAGGTCGTGTATTGCAGGCCTGGGGCGCTAAGTCTGCGGAGGCAGATGATCCAAATGCCATCGTAATTCGCATCAAAGCGGTTCGGGAAGCCATGCAATTCGACAAGAAAGAATTCACGGTTCTGGCGGGTAAAACAGTTGAGATCGTATTTGAAAACCCGGATGCGATGCAGCATAACCTCGTCATTGGAAAGCCAAAAACAATGGAGGTAATCGGTGCGGCAGCAGATAAGATGATTACGGCAAAAGATGGTGCGGAGAAAAACTACGTGCCTTCCATTCCGCAAATATTGGCGGCTACGCCGCTGGTTAACCCCGACCAGACGTACCGACTTAAATTCACAGCTCCGGCCCAAACGGGTGATTATCCATTCGTTTGTACCTTCCCAGGCCACTGGCGCCTAATGAATGGGGTGATGAAAGTACAGTCTGAAACAGCGAAGAAGGCAGATTCTAAATAA
- a CDS encoding APC family permease — protein sequence MSESTDVLNEEQTDFKRSLGLVDSTLIVSGTMIGSGIFIVSADMGRNVGSTGWLLLLWVLTGVITVAAALSYGELAGMMPKAGGQYVYIQRAYNSLTGFVYGWTVFTVIQTGTIAAVAVAFTKFSAVFIPALNPENVILTLGSIKITIGSLYAIASIVLLTWLNSRGVQAGKLIQNVFTSAKIIALLGLIIVGISLGLGSGTLAANFDNAWEATKTTLDPDGNVVSVLPLTGIALLLAFGTSMIGSLFSADSWNNVTFIAGEIKNPRRNIPLSLFLGTLIVTTIYALANISYLSLLPLKGDPAATDVLSRGIQFAEYDRVGTAAASVIFGDIGVGIMALLIMISTFGCNNGLILAGARLYYAMAKDGLFPKQASQLNRHSVPAKALWLQCLWASILCLSGRYGDLLDYCTFASLCFYIVTIGGIFLLRRKEPNTERPYRAFGYPLVPIIYIVAGLLICVILLKEKTFNTGMGLLIAGLGIPVYYFTQRGQKA from the coding sequence ATGTCAGAATCAACAGACGTTTTAAACGAAGAACAAACCGATTTTAAGCGTTCCCTTGGCCTGGTTGACTCGACGCTCATTGTGTCGGGTACCATGATTGGCTCCGGTATTTTTATTGTTTCTGCCGATATGGGGCGGAATGTTGGCTCAACAGGCTGGCTGCTTTTGCTCTGGGTGCTTACGGGCGTAATCACCGTTGCGGCGGCACTTAGCTACGGCGAGCTGGCGGGGATGATGCCTAAAGCGGGGGGGCAGTATGTATACATCCAGCGCGCTTATAACTCACTAACCGGTTTTGTCTACGGATGGACCGTTTTCACCGTTATCCAGACGGGAACCATTGCGGCAGTGGCGGTGGCCTTCACTAAATTCTCGGCGGTTTTTATTCCCGCACTTAATCCTGAAAACGTAATTCTTACCTTAGGTTCCATCAAAATAACGATTGGATCGCTGTATGCCATTGCCAGTATTGTCCTGCTGACTTGGCTAAATAGCCGGGGAGTTCAGGCGGGAAAACTCATTCAAAACGTCTTTACTTCCGCTAAAATAATTGCCCTGCTGGGGTTGATCATTGTCGGCATTTCTCTGGGCCTCGGAAGTGGAACTCTGGCCGCTAATTTTGACAACGCCTGGGAGGCAACCAAAACGACCTTGGATCCGGATGGAAATGTCGTTTCTGTTTTGCCACTGACAGGAATCGCCTTGCTATTGGCTTTCGGGACATCCATGATTGGCTCTTTGTTCTCCGCCGATTCCTGGAACAACGTGACCTTTATTGCCGGGGAAATCAAAAATCCGCGCCGCAACATTCCTCTGAGCCTTTTCCTGGGTACGTTGATTGTAACGACGATTTACGCCTTAGCAAATATTTCCTATCTGTCGCTGCTACCGCTGAAAGGCGATCCGGCTGCTACGGACGTACTTAGCCGCGGTATCCAGTTTGCGGAATACGACCGCGTGGGAACGGCAGCCGCGTCCGTTATTTTCGGAGATATTGGCGTCGGGATCATGGCGCTACTCATCATGATTTCCACGTTTGGCTGTAACAACGGGTTGATTCTGGCGGGTGCGCGCTTGTATTACGCCATGGCGAAAGACGGCCTTTTCCCGAAGCAAGCATCGCAACTAAACCGACACTCCGTACCCGCGAAAGCGTTGTGGTTGCAGTGTCTCTGGGCTTCGATCCTATGCCTTTCGGGTCGTTATGGTGACCTGCTCGACTATTGCACTTTTGCGTCGCTGTGTTTTTACATTGTAACCATCGGCGGCATCTTCCTGCTTCGTCGGAAAGAACCTAATACAGAACGGCCTTACCGGGCATTTGGCTATCCGCTCGTCCCCATTATTTACATTGTTGCAGGCCTGTTGATTTGCGTTATTCTTCTAAAAGAGAAAACCTTCAACACGGGTATGGGTCTGTTAATTGCAGGGTTGGGTATTCCGGTTTATTATTTCACGCAGCGAGGCCAAAAAGCGTAA
- a CDS encoding gluconate 2-dehydrogenase subunit 3 family protein — protein sequence MNRRDALQRVALLMGGTLSTPTMAAILASPQPAVAGGVAPTSFALAADQQALLAEIAEMIIPTTSTPGAKAAGVGPFVEMMLKDCYDDRQRKSFQKGLDDVEQESKKAHNKSFVELSNEQKTAILTEFEDRAEKEIKRGKDDGKMAGQKAGGAPPDWVETATAKSNEVDSETGSIKQEARKKNEPVTPFFTLMKELTLLGYFTSEIGATKALAYVQIPGRYDGCVKLEKGQKAWAI from the coding sequence TTGAATAGAAGAGATGCTTTACAGCGAGTGGCGCTCTTGATGGGCGGAACCCTTTCCACGCCAACCATGGCAGCCATCTTGGCGAGTCCTCAACCAGCCGTTGCCGGTGGTGTGGCTCCAACAAGTTTTGCTTTAGCGGCCGATCAGCAGGCCCTGCTCGCTGAAATTGCCGAGATGATTATCCCGACTACCTCAACGCCGGGAGCCAAAGCAGCGGGTGTAGGGCCTTTTGTTGAAATGATGCTCAAGGATTGTTACGACGACCGGCAACGGAAAAGCTTTCAAAAAGGGCTGGACGATGTAGAGCAGGAAAGTAAAAAGGCGCATAATAAATCGTTCGTTGAGCTGTCGAATGAGCAGAAAACGGCCATCTTGACGGAATTTGAAGATCGGGCGGAGAAAGAAATCAAACGCGGTAAGGACGATGGTAAAATGGCGGGTCAGAAAGCGGGCGGCGCTCCGCCAGATTGGGTAGAAACTGCAACCGCCAAATCCAATGAGGTAGATAGTGAAACAGGCTCTATCAAACAGGAAGCGCGCAAGAAGAATGAGCCGGTTACTCCGTTTTTTACCCTGATGAAAGAATTAACCCTGCTCGGTTATTTCACCTCCGAAATCGGGGCCACAAAAGCCCTGGCTTATGTACAGATTCCGGGTCGTTATGATGGCTGTGTGAAACTGGAAAAAGGCCAGAAAGCCTGGGCAATCTAA
- a CDS encoding Gfo/Idh/MocA family oxidoreductase, giving the protein MSSVNIAIVGLGFGAEFIPIYQRHPNANMYAICQRTPEKLNAIGDAFGVEKRYADYDELLADPNVDAVHINSPIHNHAEQSLKALRAGKHVACTVPMATTVEECKEIVRACNESGKKYMMMETVVYSREFLFVKELYEKGELGKVQFLKASHQQDMDGWPGYWPGLPPMHYATHCVGPVAGLLKLEAEYVSCFGSGTIREELIKHYNSPFAIESAHIKFKDSDLSANVYRSLFDVARQYRESFEVYGSKKSFEWPLIEGEEAVIHTAKKEEHEIPARVTVPDYGHLLPSEISDFTTKGVYDLDENSHLSFVQGSGHGGSHPHLVHEFVSAIIEDRDPFPNAWQSANWTSVGILAHESAMQGGKLMNLPDYQNL; this is encoded by the coding sequence ATGTCCTCTGTTAATATAGCCATTGTTGGCCTCGGTTTTGGGGCAGAATTTATTCCCATTTATCAGCGGCATCCAAATGCCAATATGTATGCCATCTGCCAGCGCACGCCTGAAAAGCTAAATGCAATTGGCGATGCTTTTGGTGTGGAGAAACGCTACGCGGATTATGATGAATTGCTGGCCGATCCTAATGTCGATGCGGTACACATCAACTCACCAATTCACAACCACGCTGAGCAAAGCCTGAAAGCCCTCCGCGCTGGCAAGCACGTTGCCTGTACTGTTCCGATGGCAACTACTGTTGAAGAATGCAAAGAAATCGTGCGGGCTTGTAACGAGTCCGGCAAAAAATACATGATGATGGAAACGGTGGTTTATAGCCGTGAGTTTCTGTTTGTCAAAGAGTTATACGAAAAAGGCGAACTGGGTAAAGTTCAGTTCCTGAAAGCCAGCCACCAGCAGGACATGGATGGATGGCCGGGTTACTGGCCAGGTCTGCCGCCCATGCACTACGCGACGCACTGCGTTGGCCCCGTGGCCGGTCTGTTGAAGCTCGAAGCGGAATACGTATCCTGCTTCGGGTCAGGAACCATCCGCGAAGAACTGATCAAGCATTATAACTCACCGTTTGCCATTGAGTCGGCGCATATCAAATTCAAGGATTCGGATTTGTCGGCCAATGTGTATCGGTCCCTGTTTGATGTGGCTCGTCAGTACCGCGAAAGCTTTGAAGTTTATGGCTCTAAAAAATCATTTGAGTGGCCATTGATTGAAGGCGAAGAAGCGGTGATTCACACGGCGAAAAAAGAAGAGCACGAAATTCCTGCGCGGGTGACAGTGCCTGATTACGGTCATCTGCTGCCGAGCGAAATCAGCGATTTTACAACCAAAGGGGTGTATGATCTGGATGAAAACTCGCACTTGTCGTTTGTACAGGGCAGCGGCCACGGTGGATCGCACCCGCACCTGGTACATGAGTTTGTGTCGGCCATTATTGAAGACCGTGACCCATTCCCAAATGCTTGGCAGTCAGCTAACTGGACAAGCGTAGGGATTCTGGCGCACGAATCGGCCATGCAGGGCGGCAAGCTGATGAACCTGCCCGATTACCAGAACTTATAA
- a CDS encoding GMC oxidoreductase codes for MNLNIDAKKALTYDAIVVGSGISGGWAAKELTQKGLRVLMLERGRDIKHISGYETAMKDPWEFAHRGRVDNVAREEYWAGVRTGYTANEPNAYLFENDKENPYEEKRPFDWVRAYHLGGRSLVWGRQSYRWNEKDFTANLEDGHGVDWPVRYKDLAPWYSYVEKFIGVSGSKEGLDVLPDGEFQPPMQMNCVEKDVKKSIEKHFPERRLTIGRPAILTAATKIQTDLGRSTCQYRNLCIRGCPYGAYFSTQSSTLPAAAKTGRLTVVTDKIVYNVIYDDKTQKATGVRVIDQNTKQHQEYFAKIIFLNASAINTAWLMMQSTSKRFPNGLGNDSDQLGRNIMDHHLNAGASGDFAGMEDMYYYGRRGNGIYLPRFANWGKDKKRDFVRGFGYQGGGSRESWVRGSSMKGFGPAFKESLTEPGKWTFNLGGFGETLPDEKNRMRLTDKKDKWGLPIIEFDAAWGENAMKMRVAMMNEAAEMLDAAGLKNIKTRNDLTKNPGIGIHEMGTARMGRDPKTSVLNANNQVWGAKNVFVTDGAAMTSASCVNPSLTYMALTARAAEFAVNELKKKNL; via the coding sequence ATGAATTTAAATATAGATGCAAAAAAAGCCCTGACTTACGATGCCATTGTGGTAGGGTCAGGTATTTCTGGTGGATGGGCCGCCAAAGAGTTGACTCAGAAAGGCTTACGTGTCCTGATGCTGGAGCGTGGTCGGGATATTAAACACATATCGGGCTACGAAACAGCCATGAAGGACCCCTGGGAGTTTGCACACCGGGGCCGGGTAGACAACGTGGCCCGCGAGGAATACTGGGCCGGTGTACGAACGGGTTATACCGCCAATGAGCCAAACGCGTATCTATTTGAGAATGACAAGGAAAATCCATATGAGGAAAAACGTCCCTTCGACTGGGTTCGGGCGTATCACCTGGGCGGGCGTTCGCTGGTCTGGGGTCGCCAGAGTTACCGCTGGAACGAAAAGGACTTTACGGCCAACCTCGAAGACGGTCATGGGGTAGATTGGCCAGTTCGCTATAAAGATTTGGCCCCCTGGTATTCATACGTTGAAAAATTTATTGGGGTTTCGGGAAGCAAAGAAGGCCTGGATGTGCTGCCAGATGGCGAATTTCAGCCCCCCATGCAGATGAACTGCGTGGAAAAAGATGTGAAAAAGTCCATCGAGAAGCACTTCCCGGAACGGCGTCTGACCATTGGGCGCCCGGCTATCCTGACCGCAGCCACGAAGATTCAGACGGATCTGGGCCGCTCAACCTGCCAGTACCGAAACCTGTGTATTCGGGGGTGTCCGTATGGCGCTTACTTCAGCACGCAGTCGTCTACACTGCCAGCCGCCGCCAAAACAGGGCGGTTGACCGTGGTTACGGATAAGATTGTGTATAACGTCATTTATGACGATAAAACGCAGAAAGCGACCGGCGTTCGCGTAATTGACCAGAATACCAAACAGCACCAGGAATACTTTGCCAAAATCATTTTCCTGAATGCGTCGGCTATCAATACGGCTTGGTTGATGATGCAATCGACCTCGAAGCGTTTCCCGAATGGGCTGGGCAACGATTCTGATCAGTTGGGCCGTAACATTATGGATCACCACCTGAATGCAGGCGCCAGCGGCGATTTTGCCGGTATGGAAGACATGTATTACTACGGTCGGCGGGGGAACGGAATTTATCTGCCTCGTTTTGCCAACTGGGGTAAAGACAAAAAACGCGATTTCGTTCGTGGTTTTGGCTATCAGGGTGGTGGCAGCCGCGAAAGCTGGGTGCGTGGCTCATCCATGAAAGGCTTCGGACCAGCCTTCAAGGAGTCGCTGACTGAACCTGGTAAATGGACGTTCAACCTGGGTGGTTTTGGCGAGACATTGCCCGACGAAAAGAACCGCATGCGCCTCACGGACAAAAAAGACAAGTGGGGTTTACCGATTATTGAATTTGATGCAGCCTGGGGCGAAAATGCCATGAAAATGCGCGTAGCGATGATGAACGAAGCGGCTGAAATGCTGGACGCTGCCGGTCTAAAAAACATCAAAACACGCAATGACCTGACAAAAAATCCGGGCATTGGTATTCACGAAATGGGTACGGCCCGGATGGGACGCGATCCGAAAACGTCAGTCCTAAACGCAAACAACCAGGTTTGGGGCGCTAAAAACGTTTTTGTAACCGATGGGGCTGCTATGACATCTGCTTCCTGTGTAAACCCATCACTCACGTACATGGCGCTCACGGCGCGGGCGGCTGAGTTTGCCGTTAATGAATTGAAAAAGAAAAATTTATAA
- a CDS encoding sugar phosphate isomerase/epimerase family protein, whose product MNKLGINLFLWTTTMEEDLSDTLLFLKQAGYDFVEVPIGDTHVPKWERLGKQLDQLGLERVACSIAGPEFSLISPDATVREAAVARIKGVVDCTKALGATVLTGPYHSGFKTFTGKPATEQEWAWSVEGMREIAEYAGTQGITLSLEYLNRFECFFLTSADELIRYVEAVNHPACRLMYDTFHAHIEEKNQAEALRRCAPYLTHVQISENDRSTPGQGQVDFDAIFRVLHEIDYKGTISIEAFGLTPPDLAAAAHIVRKMFESQEQLATDGLALMQAKLETLAASENGLALETNHATEKSL is encoded by the coding sequence ATGAACAAGCTAGGAATAAATCTTTTTCTGTGGACAACAACCATGGAGGAAGACTTGTCGGATACGCTTCTGTTTTTAAAGCAGGCAGGGTATGACTTTGTCGAGGTTCCCATCGGTGATACTCATGTCCCGAAATGGGAGCGTCTGGGTAAGCAGTTAGACCAATTGGGTCTGGAGCGGGTGGCCTGTTCGATTGCCGGGCCGGAATTTAGCCTGATCAGTCCCGATGCTACTGTGCGGGAAGCGGCTGTCGCGCGCATCAAAGGTGTAGTAGATTGTACCAAAGCACTGGGCGCAACGGTCCTGACCGGGCCGTATCATTCAGGCTTCAAAACTTTCACGGGTAAACCCGCTACCGAGCAGGAGTGGGCGTGGTCTGTGGAAGGCATGCGCGAAATTGCCGAATATGCCGGTACGCAGGGCATTACGCTGTCTCTGGAATACCTGAACCGCTTCGAATGCTTTTTCCTGACCAGTGCCGACGAACTGATTCGGTACGTGGAGGCCGTTAATCACCCGGCTTGTCGGTTGATGTACGATACGTTTCACGCGCACATTGAAGAGAAAAACCAGGCCGAAGCCCTACGCCGCTGCGCTCCTTACCTGACACACGTTCAGATTTCGGAGAATGACCGGTCAACACCAGGACAAGGCCAGGTTGATTTCGACGCCATTTTTCGGGTGTTGCACGAAATTGATTACAAAGGCACCATCTCTATTGAGGCGTTTGGCTTAACCCCGCCTGATCTGGCTGCGGCAGCGCACATTGTTCGGAAGATGTTTGAATCACAGGAACAATTAGCCACCGACGGACTGGCCCTGATGCAGGCTAAACTAGAAACGCTCGCGGCATCGGAAAATGGACTGGCTTTAGAAACCAACCACGCCACCGAAAAGTCACTGTAG
- a CDS encoding DUF4834 family protein, translating to MLKYLFLVFLIIAFVPAVRRFVFWLLVGRQLVNAQKKAAKQYEKNQGKTKVDHVPPGATDSRIKGGDYVDYEEV from the coding sequence ATGTTAAAATACCTGTTTCTTGTTTTCTTGATTATTGCTTTTGTTCCCGCTGTGCGACGCTTTGTATTTTGGTTGTTGGTAGGGCGCCAACTAGTAAACGCACAGAAAAAGGCGGCTAAGCAGTACGAAAAAAACCAAGGAAAAACAAAGGTAGATCATGTCCCGCCCGGGGCTACTGACTCGCGAATCAAGGGAGGCGATTATGTGGACTACGAAGAGGTGTAA